GCTATTTGACTGCCGATGAAGCGGAACAATACTATGTTGACCAGCAAGAGGGACGTGACTTACCGGCCCATATCATAGAGCGAGGTAAGAGGTTAACTGGCTGGCTTGGAATTCAACGGTACGCCGACCCAAACGATTTCGGCATCGATTTCATACGGAATGGGCGAAAAATTCTCATATCCGATAAGTCACTGTTCCAATACGAAAACCCCATCACCGGTCAAAAAGAACTTCAGTATCCCTTGGAATTGGGTACTTCGGTAGGTGGTCGTATTGTTGGCGAGTTGCACGTTGACTACCTGTTGCCGACATACCAAAAAAACGACTTTGACCGTTCTGATAACTCTTGGGCTCAGACAGTAGAGGCGATTTGTGGTGTGGGTCCTTTCTTACCTAAATCAAGAAAGGCTTTGGGATTTTCCGAACAGAATCCCTCTCCTCTCTGTGTTTTAGTCAACGCCTTCCGTAGGGTTGACAAAGGCACAAAGTGTCTCTTTGCTCCTAACGATGTGGCGAAAAGATATGCCGCCGAGTTTAGAAAAGGGATACGCGACTACCTAGACGACATTTTGTGGTGGAAAGCCGCTCAAGAGGAAGACCAAAAGCAGAGCACCGGGGGTGCGAGGGCGACTACCTCAGTCAATACGGGAGAAACTCCGTCTGACGATATTAGCGCATACATTAGTGGGACGGTAATATCGCCGCCACAGGTAATCGTTCGTGGTAACCCAACAGACGACTCGCAACCGAGCTCGCTGCCGGTGACTACTCCCCAACCCGTTCCCTCGCCGGAAACGTCTAAGTTGGATGAGTTAATTCAAAGGGCTATTTCCGTAAGCCAGTTGAGTGGGCGTAACTATAAGTTTGGTAACACCGGCTCGTTAAATGTGAGGGTGTATGAGTTAAGCCGTGGCTCAATATTTTATCGCGGTGAGAAAAAGCCATGCTTCTTTCAGTCTGACGGCATAGACTGTGACTTTGTCTATGACCCGTCGCATCCGTTGCTCGCTCAGTACCCAATAACCGCGAAGATGCTCCTATTGCAATATCTGTCGGAGAAACTGAAAGCTCGTGATAGTCTGCCTGATTTGGTATCGGTATACGCCGAACTAGTGGAAACGACGATGCAAGAAGCCAAAATAGATCGTCAATCGCTTCAAGATAGAGCAAGTAGCGCGTTTGACCTTCTGAGAGAAAAGCTAGCGGTTGCTCTCAGAGACCGCGCTGCTGACGTGGTTAATTGTGTCCATGAATCGGCGGGAGAGGTCGAGGAAACTGTTACGAACCTAATTCAGTCAAACACTGCCTTGCTCACAGCTTTCCAGTCTGGAATAGAAGAAGGATATGATGCTATTGATTATGTACCGCCTAAGACGTTGTATAGACTGATTGAACGATTCCCAGAGGATGTGTTTGATGGAAAAGTGCTTCAAACTCCCTATATAACAATCAATTTGCAAGATGAAAAAGCGACCCTCCGTGCTCGAGATGAGTCCAAAGACCGTGCCCTATCATTTATCAAGGACGCTCTTAGGGTAATTTCCGGCTATAGCCAGCGTGTTCAAA
This genomic stretch from Akkermansia biwaensis harbors:
- a CDS encoding ATP-binding protein, with translation MNTLDITPTPRILRTLGEIPFQTWQCVAELIDNSIDAFLSDKTAIPEEDERKIVVTWASDSVATDDRAIEVTDNACGMSIEQLQNAVRAGYSSNDPVGNLGLFGMGFNISTARLGEVTTIMTTRRGDSDWVGIKIDFQKLIDTRRFDAPIIHMAKSNPAEHGTKITISRLRHGILTELPNKENEIRQRLEAIYASLLNNQEIAIYVKGRQLRPRNHCVWSESRYVRYSDQNVSARMMIDRNLGDALFDLSRNCYLTADEAEQYYVDQQEGRDLPAHIIERGKRLTGWLGIQRYADPNDFGIDFIRNGRKILISDKSLFQYENPITGQKELQYPLELGTSVGGRIVGELHVDYLLPTYQKNDFDRSDNSWAQTVEAICGVGPFLPKSRKALGFSEQNPSPLCVLVNAFRRVDKGTKCLFAPNDVAKRYAAEFRKGIRDYLDDILWWKAAQEEDQKQSTGGARATTSVNTGETPSDDISAYISGTVISPPQVIVRGNPTDDSQPSSLPVTTPQPVPSPETSKLDELIQRAISVSQLSGRNYKFGNTGSLNVRVYELSRGSIFYRGEKKPCFFQSDGIDCDFVYDPSHPLLAQYPITAKMLLLQYLSEKLKARDSLPDLVSVYAELVETTMQEAKIDRQSLQDRASSAFDLLREKLAVALRDRAADVVNCVHESAGEVEETVTNLIQSNTALLTAFQSGIEEGYDAIDYVPPKTLYRLIERFPEDVFDGKVLQTPYITINLQDEKATLRARDESKDRALSFIKDALRVISGYSQRVQKNELARASLSVDFLLKELNA